Proteins from one Deinococcus actinosclerus genomic window:
- a CDS encoding cytochrome P450 codes for MTDALPLPSSPRVIPTVPGPPVIGSVTQLFPHRLRAFLTGAYREHGPVFNVTGLGRTFTVLAGPEANVWAMKESSRVLRSLEAWRPNDQAFGVQRSLISVDGPEHRAFRRVEGRTYTRSYLGANLRRALSVVAEDLAPLRAGDDLPVAAFCKAVITEQLARVVVNGAARPYLNDLLTFVQTTLMVRVTGQRPRLTETLPGFRRARARSLAMVETLIDEHRRATPEQAGREPDLIDDLLTAQAADPAFWSDLDLRMAAIGAFIAGMDTAANTLAFVLYRVGRHPELVPALIAEADEAFRDGPPSMEALGRLPHLHRFVLECLRLHPIAPALTRTVTQDFEFAGYRVPQGRQVIVGTTVPHGLDECFPDAGTFDPGRFAPGRMEHRRPGAFAPFGLGTHICAGSGMAEGLILLNLAAILRTLDLRGDPAYVLREVARPTATPDDRLTLRVAGVRHPAVSLLA; via the coding sequence ATGACCGACGCCCTGCCCCTGCCGTCCTCCCCGCGCGTCATTCCCACCGTGCCCGGCCCGCCCGTGATCGGGAGCGTCACGCAGCTGTTCCCGCACCGGCTGCGCGCCTTCCTGACCGGCGCGTACCGCGAGCACGGCCCGGTGTTCAACGTGACCGGCCTGGGCCGCACCTTCACCGTGCTGGCCGGGCCCGAGGCGAACGTGTGGGCCATGAAGGAATCCAGCCGGGTGCTGCGCTCGCTGGAGGCGTGGCGACCGAACGATCAGGCGTTCGGCGTGCAGCGCTCGCTGATCAGCGTGGACGGCCCGGAGCACCGCGCGTTCCGGCGGGTGGAGGGCCGCACGTACACCCGCTCGTACCTGGGCGCGAACCTGCGCCGGGCACTCTCGGTCGTGGCGGAGGATCTGGCGCCGCTGCGGGCGGGGGATGACCTGCCGGTCGCGGCGTTCTGCAAGGCGGTGATCACCGAGCAGCTGGCACGCGTGGTGGTGAACGGCGCGGCCCGACCCTACCTGAACGACCTGCTGACGTTCGTGCAGACCACCCTGATGGTGCGCGTGACCGGGCAGCGGCCCCGCCTGACCGAGACGCTGCCCGGGTTCCGCCGGGCGCGGGCCCGCTCGCTGGCGATGGTGGAGACGCTGATCGACGAGCACCGCCGCGCCACCCCGGAACAGGCAGGGCGCGAACCGGACCTGATCGACGACCTGCTGACCGCGCAGGCGGCCGACCCGGCCTTCTGGTCGGACCTGGACCTGCGCATGGCGGCCATCGGGGCGTTCATCGCGGGCATGGACACCGCCGCGAACACCCTGGCGTTCGTGCTGTACCGAGTGGGGCGGCACCCGGAACTGGTGCCCGCCCTGATCGCCGAGGCCGACGAGGCGTTCCGGGACGGCCCGCCCAGCATGGAGGCCCTGGGCCGCCTGCCGCACCTGCACCGCTTCGTGCTGGAGTGCCTGCGCCTGCATCCCATCGCGCCCGCCCTGACCCGCACCGTCACGCAGGACTTCGAGTTCGCGGGGTACCGCGTGCCGCAGGGTCGGCAGGTGATCGTCGGCACGACCGTCCCGCACGGGCTGGACGAGTGCTTCCCGGACGCAGGCACCTTCGACCCAGGGCGCTTCGCGCCGGGCCGGATGGAGCACCGCCGCCCCGGGGCCTTCGCGCCGTTCGGGCTGGGTACCCACATCTGCGCGGGCAGTGGCATGGCGGAGGGCCTGATCCTGCTGAACCTCGCGGCCATCCTGCGCACCCTGGACCTGCGCGGCGACCCGGCATACGTGCTGCGCGAGGTCGCCCGCCCCACTGCCACGCCCGACGACCGCCTGACCCTGCGCGTGGCGGGCGTGCGGCATCCGGCGGTCAGCCTGCTCGCCTGA